One Vanacampus margaritifer isolate UIUO_Vmar chromosome 20, RoL_Vmar_1.0, whole genome shotgun sequence DNA window includes the following coding sequences:
- the LOC144040636 gene encoding uncharacterized protein LOC144040636, with product MSDVDDLLLAAPSEESCLQATQLLLSHLAKVGLKCSKDKLQIARLQVAFLGRLISQHGTGISLSHKDDILHHPKPTNVKQMLSFLGLCNYSRHHVPDFAKMTHSLRQLVNEKGMRNLSHVLDWTQDAETYFVPLKQFLSSAAALVVPDFTRMFFLDVSEKSSSVSAVLFHKTVDGNRHVCLYASTPLERYEKRHHVCAVFSSALARLIQKTSHIVLHHPLTVRTSHSTVQYVTSQAFTMTGGRQRKIESVLTQPHILFIHEGRNTADGLLEGQLHCCTQRTLEDNSLRDDFYDIPLDNPDLTLFTDGCCFKGDKGFQSGIAVTQMTGSTFELKVAERFTGQQSAQRAEIIAVTSALKLAKDKTVNIYTDSAYAHVVLHTAIKERLRNDFMTAFGCPIKHQQDIFNLMDALLLPKALAVIKCKGHSKNDDFVSVGNDSADRAAKYVAGYSPELQFMVSEGELGDRQEIIPETIKQWQLKASPEEKSVWLAKGAKQDDAGIWLREDETLRRLQNWSHPYMKQIVKSELQDCSVCNKFNCMPTTKPPPGTHDQEVTAPGQERGHVVAPVIYQARWIWLNAATKVNHLMINAHTSGSHLTDPKHACFQCLPDKLPAEEVAQRRFIQRISTGAHHRTARLAGGLSQLNPRTHCVFTSNVHLGHWAEVTHHWLRHNSQARETIHNQNTEAMEDDAARCRLLVLFFVVLQVLRFFRTRNARRIAAANKRMMFYHRKVLEAIRADSSGS from the exons atgtctgatgtagacgatctgctcctggctgcgccgtccgaggagtcctgccttcaagctacacagctccttTTAAGCCACCTGGCTAAAGTCGGCTTGAAatgctccaaggacaaactccaaattgcccgactGCAAGTTGCATTTTTGGGACGTCTCATATCACaacatggaacaggtatttctctatcacacaaagatgacatcttgcaccatcccaaaccgacaaatgtgaaacaaatgttgtcttttttgggATTGTGCAATTACTCTCGACATCATGTTCCGGATTTTGCGAAAATGACTCATTCTCTCAGACAGTTGGTGaatgaaaaaggaatgagaaacctgtcacatgttcttgATTGGACCCAGGATGCTGAAACTTATTTTGTCCCgctaaaacaatttttgtcatcagccgcggctcttgtcgttcctgatttcactaggatgttttttttggacGTCTCTGAAAAGTCTTCAAGTGTGTCAGCTGTacttttccacaaaacagtggATGGCAACAGACATGTCTGTCTGTAcgcatcaacacctcttgaaagATATGAGAAGCGTCATCATGTGTGTGCGGTATTTTCTTCCGCATTAGCACGCTTGATTCAGAAAACGTCTCATATTGTGTTACATCATCCGTTAACGGTACGTACATCACATAGTACGGTACAATATGTGACTAGCCAAGCTTTCACGATGACGGGAGGGAGGCAGAGAAAGATTGAGTCCGTTTTGACACAGCCTCACATTCTGTTTATACACGAAGGAAGAAATACGGCTGATGGTCTCCTCGAAGGTCAACTGCACTGCTGCACTCAGCGAACTCTTGAAGACAACTCACTGAGGGATGACTTTTACGACATCCCACTAGAcaacccagacttgacgttatttacggacgGCTGTTGCTTTAAGGGCGATAAAGGATTTCAATCAGGCATTGCAGTAACGCAGATGACAGGTTCAACTTTTGAACTGAAGGTGGCAGAAAGATTCACAGGACAACAGTCGGCTCAACGTGCAGAAATCATCGCTGTGACTTCGGCATTAAAActagcaaaagataagactgtgaacatttatACTGACTCAGCTTATGCACATGTTGTTTTGCATACTGCCATCAAAGAACGGCTAAGAAATGACTTTATGACTGCATTCGGGTGCcctattaaacaccaacaagacatttttaatttgatggaTGCATTATTGCTGCCAAAAGCCCTAGCTGTGATCAAATGCAAAGGGcattcaaaaaatgatgattttgtctcagtaggGAATGATTCCGCAGACAGGGCTGCAAAATACGTGGCTGGATACAGCCCAGAACTTCAATTTAtggtgagcgaaggtgaattAGGAGACAGACAAGAAATAATTCCGGAAACAATTAAGCAGTGGCAGCTGAAAGCAAGCCCAGAAGAGAAGAGCGTTTGGCTTGCAAAAGGAGCGAAACAAGATGATGCAGGTATCTGGCTGagagaag ATGAAACTTTGAGGAGACTACAAAATTGGTCACATCCCTACATGAAACAGATcgtgaaaagtgaactgcaggactgcagtgtttgtaataaattcaactGTATGCCTACAACTAAACCTCCTCCTGGCACTCACGATCAAGAAGTGACAGCTCCGGGACAa GAGAGGGGACACGTGGTAGCACCTGTCATCTACCAGGCCCGCTGGATCTGgctcaacgctgccaccaaggTCAACCATCTGATGATCAACGCCCACACCAGTGGCAGCCATCTGACGGATCCAAAACACGCCTgcttccagtgtctacctgacaagctgcccgCGGAGGAAGTCGCTCAAAGGAGATTCATtcaa CGCATTTCCACTGGAGCCCATCACCGCACTGCTCGGCTCGCTGGCGGGTTATCTCAGCTCAACCCACGCACGCACTGTGTTTTCACCTCCAATGTGCATCTGGGACACTGGGCGGAAGTAACGCATCACTGGCTGCGACACAATAGTCAAGCGCGGGAAACAATACATAACCAAAATACGGAAGCCATGGAGGATGACGCTGCCCGGTGTCGGTTgctcgttttgttttttgtggtgcTTCAGGTGTTGCGCTTCTTCAGAACTCGCAATGCAAGGAGGATCGCCGCCGCGAATAAAAGGATGATGTTTTATCATCGGAAAGTCCTCGAGGCTATACGCGCTGATAGCAGTGGGAGCtaa
- the LOC144040577 gene encoding uncharacterized protein LOC144040577: protein MTAEYEEEHFGAKEDEERQRQLLDIIGSMQPRVVLHRSVITEDVSPEEEEDEDIPHFKEEEEQQSPYIEKEDEPEHTEEGEDQPYLKENKICKLPSTRAPLKSEVKGQSEASRGAEPPSSSSCQQRIEDTSQDVRPEHPHVKEEEEDEAITHFKEEKEQLSLYIKKEEPEHFCMKVEGQDPPYIKEKEMEEKIFKPSTGVPLKSEDEGKSETSRGAEPPSSSSCQHMSTEGDGDHWGGSQAEGLLAPLSNSENMLPHTPHNSNDDDESGADMTGHIDNKTSKCSHCGKTFSCKTNLNHHTCIHTCKKPFACSVCGKRFKRKHDLKTHTRTHTGEKPYSCSVCGQSFSQKRGLNIHTRTHTGKEKPFACSFCDRRFDLKAQLTSHMRTHTGEKPFTCSFCGQKFSHNTTLKLHTRIHTGEKPFTCSVCGQTFSRKKSLERHTRTHTGEKRFTCSGCGQKFSYQETIERHKIIHSAEAFARSVFLVPVQLMPAFGLYCQ from the exons ATGACAGCGGAGTATGAAGAGGAACATTTTGGGGCAAAAGAGGACGAGGAGCGACAACGTCAACTATTGGACATCATTGGCAGCATGCAGCCAAGAGTTGTGCTTCACAGATCAG TCATCACTGAAGATGTTAGTCctgaagaagaggaagatgaagacATCCCCCActttaaagaggaagaggagcagcAATCCCCTTACATTGAAAAAGAGGATGAGCCAGAGCACACAGAAGAGGGAGAGGACCAGCCTTACCTCAAAGAGAATAAGATCTGCAAGTTGCCATCAACTAGAGCCCCTTTGAAGAGTGAAGTCAAAGGTCAAAGTGAGGCGAGCAGAGGGGCTGAGCCTCCGAGCAGTAGCTCATGTCAACAGAGAATAGAAG ACACCAGTCAAGATGTTCGTCCTGAGCACCCACATgtgaaagaggaagaggaggatgaagcgATCACCCACTTTAAAGAGGAAAAGGAGCAGCTATCTCTTTATATTAAAAAAGAGGAGCCAGAGCACTTTTGTATGAAAGTAGAGGGACAAGACCCTCCCTACATCAAAGAAAAGGAGATGGAGGAGAAGATCTTTAAGCCATCAACTGGAGTCCCattgaagagtgaagatgaagGTAAAAGTGAGACAAGCAGAGGGGCGGAGCCTCCCAGCAGCAGCTCTTGTCAACACATGTCAACAGAAGGTGATGGAGACCACTGGGGAGGATCCCAAGCAGAAGGCCTCTTAGCTCCACTATCAAATAGTGAAAACATGCTGCCACACACGCCTCACAatagtaatgatgatgatgagtctGGAGCTGATATGACGGGTCACATTGACAACAAAACCTCAAAATGTTCTCATTGTGGGAAAACATTTAGTTGTAAGACAAATTTGAATCACCACACTTGTATACACACTTGTAAGAAACCTTtcgcctgctcagtttgtggcaaaagATTCAAGCGGAAGCATGATTTAAAAactcacacaagaacccacactggggAGAAGCCTTattcctgctcagtttgtggccaaaGTTTCTCTCAGAAGCGAGGTTTAaacatacacacaagaacccacactggtaaggagaaaccttttgcctgttcatTTTGTGACCGAAGATTCGATCTGAAGGCGCAATTGACAAGCCAtatgagaacccacactggggagaaacctttCACCTGCTCATTTTGTGGCCAAAAATTCTCTCATAACACAACCTTAAAACTccacacaagaatccacactggggAAAAGCCTTTCACCTGCTCAGTTTGCGGCCAAACATTCTCTCGTAAGAAATCCTtagaaagacacacaagaacccacactggtgagaaacgtTTTACCTGCTCAGGTTGTGGCCAAAAATTCTCTTATCAGGAAACTATAGAAAGACACAAAATAATCCACTCTGCTGAGGCTTTTGCCCGCTCAGTCTTTTTGGTCCCTGTACAACTAATGCCAGCGTTTGGTTTGTATTGCCAGTAG